In the genome of Planctomyces sp. SH-PL62, the window TGGTCGCCGCGACCGACGTCCCGGTCCTCATCACCGGCGAGAGCGGCACGGGCAAGGAACTCGTCGCCCGCGCGATCCACCAGAACAGCCCGCGACGCTCCCGCACCTTCCTCCCCGTCTGCCTCGCCGCGCTCAGCCCGGGACTCGTCGAGGGCGAGCTGTTCGGCCACATGCGGGGCTCGTTCACCGGCGCGAGCCAGGACCGCAAGGGGCTGCTGGAGCTGGCCGCCGGCGGCACCGTGCTGCTGGACGAGATCGGCGACGTCCCGCTGGGCATGCAGGTCAAGCTCCTGCGGGCGATCGAGCACCGCGAGGTCGCCCCCGTCGGCGACGCCCGGCCGCGTCCCATCGACGTGCGTTTCCTCGCCGCCACCAACCGCCCGCTCCCCAGACTCATGGCCGACGGGTTGTTCCGCGAGGACCTGTTCTTCCGCCTCAGCGTCTTCCCCATCCACATCCCTCCCCTGCGGGATCGGCTCGGCGACGTCCCCGAACTGGCCAGATTCTTCCTGAAACAGGTCGACCCGCACCAGGACGGGGCCGCCGCCCTCCGGGACGACACGCTCGCCGAGTTGGTGCGGCGGCCCTGGGTGGGGAACGTCCGCGAGCTGCGAAACGCCATCGAGCGCGCGGCGATCGTCGCGAGGGGGGGGCCGATCCTCCCGGAGCACCTCCCCGCCGCCATCGCCTCGCCGGGACCCGACGGGGCCGGGGGCGACGGCCTCGACGCCTCCATCGCCCGCTGGACCGAGGCGGCCCTCGACGCCGCGCCCGACGAGTCGGACTCCCTCTACGACCGTTTCCTCGCCCAGGTCGAGCCCCCCATGCTCCGGGCCGTCCTCCGCCGCGAGTCGAACAACAAGGCCCTCGCCTCGCAGCGGATCGGGATCCATCGGTCCACGCTCCGCCAGAAGCTCCGCAAGTACGGACTGGAATGACCCCGCCACCGCCCGAGGATCTGATGGACCCGACCGCTCGCGAGGCCGACGCCGCCCCCAAGCTGATCTCCCGCCGGGCGCTCCTGACTCTCGCGATCCTGACGCCGGTCCTCGCGGGCCTGGTTCTGGCGGGGATTTACGGCGCCTTCTACGTCGTCGACCGCACCCCGAAATGGGTCTACTGGGCGATCGGGCTACGCTTCCTCCAGGGGGTCGACGTCGCTTACGGGATCGCGGTCGTCGGGGCGGTCGGCGGCCTCGGCTGGGTTTTGGTGCGGGCGCGAGCCGTGGGGAGCGGAGCGCCGAGGCGGGCCGTGATGTTCCGCGTCGCACTCCTTTGCGGCACGACCCTGGCGGGGGTCCTGGTGCTTGAAGCGGCGTCGGCGGTGATCCTCGTGAGGCAACGGCGAGAGTCGGTCCTCCCCGCCGGCGGATGGACCGCGGCCCTCAACGAAGCGGCGGTGGCGAGGAAGCTGCCGAACACCGTCGACGAGGTGGAATTGCCCACGACCTTCCCGGAACAGGACGACCGGGTGAGCATCGCCGTCGTCGGCGAGTCGAGCGCGGCGGGCGTCCCCTACACGAACTGGCTGTCGATCGGCTCCGTGGTCGCCTGGGGCCTGGAGCGCGCGATCCCCGGTCGGACGTTCCGGCACGAGGTGATGGCCCGGTCCGGGGACACGCTGGAGCGGCAGCACAGGCACCTCGCGGACCTCCACCACCGGCCGGACGTCCTGATCGTCTACTGCGGACACAACGAGTTCTCGGCGCGGATTCCGCTCTCGCGCGACCGGACCTATTACAACGACGACGAGAAGCCGGCCAGGGCGGCCGTGCTCGCGGAGAAGGCCGTCGCCTGGTCCTTCCTCCACGCGCTGGTGCAGCGGAACATCCAAAAATGCCGGATCGCGATCCCGCCCCCGGACAACGGACATCGCGACCTCGTCGACGCCCCGGCCTATTCTCCCGAAGAGTATGATCTCGTCCTGAACGACTTTCGCAACCGGCTCGAAGCCATCGCCACTTATGCGGAGAAGCTCGGCGCGATCCTCGTCCTGGTGTCCCCGCCGGGGAACGATTCCGGCTACGATCCCAATCGGTCGTTCCTCCCGCCCGAGACGCCGAGGGCCGAGCGGCGGGCGATCGCGAGCGAGTTCCTCTCCGCGAAGGGGCTCGAGACGTCCGACCCCTCGGCGTCCGTCGCGGCCTATCGCGACCTCCTGGAGCGCGCGCCGGGCTTCGCGGCGGCTCGCTGGCGGCTCTCCCGGTTGCTGGCGGATCGCGGCGACAAGGCCGAGGCGTACGAGCAGGCCGTCGCCGCTCGCGACCTCGACGGCTACCCCCAGCGCTGCCTGACCGAATTCCAGGACGCCTATCGCGAGACGGCCCGGCGGCACGACGCGATCCTCGTGGACGGCCAGGCTTACTTCCACGCCCTCAGCCCCGACGGCCTCCTCGACGAGCGGCTGTTCCACGACGCGATGCACCCCTCGTACCGGGGGCACCTTGCGCTGGCGCAGGCCGTGCTCCGCGGCCTCCACGCCCGCCGTGCCTTCGGCTGGGCGGCCGACGCCCCCGCACCGGTCGTCGACCCGGTCGAGGCCGCCCAGCACTTCAAGATCGACGCGGAGGCGTGGCGCTATCTCTGCCTCTGGGGGATGATGTCGTATGAGATCACCGGCCCGGCCTCCTACGACCCGACCGTCCGTCTCCTGATGCAGGAGACCTTCGCCCGCGCCGCCGCCTCCATCAAGAAGGGCGTCCCCGCCGCCGACGTCGGCCTCCCCAACATCGGCCGCATGGAGCCGATCCCGCTGGTCCCGTTCGGCGGTCCGTCCGCCGAAGCGACTCCCTGAGAGTCTGTCCCGAACGT includes:
- a CDS encoding sigma-54-dependent transcriptional regulator, which gives rise to MSRVLIVDDEASICWAFGEYLGDLGHEVAVASTAEEGLEAARQGPFDAVVLDVRLPGLDGLSAMSAFRDRLGAAPIVIITAFGSLDTAVRAMEAGAFDYLVKPFDLDQAGAVVQRALESGGAAIGGAKGGHVGPGPGLVGSSPPMQALFKQIALVAATDVPVLITGESGTGKELVARAIHQNSPRRSRTFLPVCLAALSPGLVEGELFGHMRGSFTGASQDRKGLLELAAGGTVLLDEIGDVPLGMQVKLLRAIEHREVAPVGDARPRPIDVRFLAATNRPLPRLMADGLFREDLFFRLSVFPIHIPPLRDRLGDVPELARFFLKQVDPHQDGAAALRDDTLAELVRRPWVGNVRELRNAIERAAIVARGGPILPEHLPAAIASPGPDGAGGDGLDASIARWTEAALDAAPDESDSLYDRFLAQVEPPMLRAVLRRESNNKALASQRIGIHRSTLRQKLRKYGLE